Genomic segment of Sphingomonas sp. KRR8:
AGCCCGCCGAAGGTCACTAAAATAGTCTTCTTCACAAGCATCGCGCCGCGGTGACGACGCACTCCCAACGGGTTCCAATCAGTCGAACGCCTTGCCAGCAGCCGGGTTGCGCTGGGCTGAACTGCGATGGTGGGGTAGTTCAGCCGATGACGCCCGCCGATCGCCACTGATCGATCTCTGCACGGGTCGCTCCCAGTTCCGCAAGCACGCCATCGGTGTGCTGGCCAAGCCGCGGCGGCGGCATGTCGGACTCCATCCGTTCGCCATCGAGGCGGAGGGGTGAGCCTGACATTCGATAACCGCCGAGCTCGCGGGTCATCCCGCGATGAACTGCCTGAGCGTCCGTAAGCGCCTGACCTATCCCATTGATCGGGCCAGCGGGAATGCCGGCCGCGTCCAGTTGCGCGGACCATTCGAGCGCGTCACGCTTGCTCAACCGCTCCTCGATCATGGGGATAAGAAGGTCGCGGTTGCTGACGCGGGCGGGATTGGTGGCGAACCGCGGATCCCCGGCCCACTCCGGTGCTCCGAGCAATTCGGCCAGCTTTGCGAACTGGCGGTCGTTGCCTACCGCGATGATCAGTGGGCGGTCGGCCGTTTCGAACGGTTGGTAAGGTACGAGGTTCGGGTGGCCGACACCCTGGCGACCCGGCTCGCGCCCGCTGGCGAGATAGTTGCTCGCCTGATTTGCGAGCACGGCAAGGCTGACGTCGAACAGGGCACTGTCAATGTGGGCGCCCTCGCCGCTCACTCCGCGGCGGACCAGCGCGGCAAGGATGGCATTGGCGGTGTACATGCCGGTGAAAAGGTCGACCACCGCTACGCCCGCACGCATCGGTCCACCACCGGGCTCGCCGTCGGGACGGCCCGTGACGCTCATGAATCCGCTCATGCCCTGGATGATGTAGTCGTAGCCCGCGCGGGCGGCATAGGGTCCGTCCTGACCGAAGCCGGTTATGGAGGCGACGATCAGCCGTGAGTGCGCCGCCCGCAGGGTCGCGGCATCCAGTCCGAATTTTGCAAGTCCGCCGACCTTGAAGTTCTCGACCACCACGTCCGCACGACCGGCAAGCTGGCGAACCACGGCGGCCCCCTCGGGCTTTCCGAAGTCGATCGCTGCCGAGCGTTTGCCACGGTTCGCTGCAAGGAAGTAGGCGGCGATTTCAGCCTCGCCCTCTCCTGCCCATGGCGGCCCCCAATGGCGAGTGTCATCGCCTTCCCCCGGCCGCTCTATCTTGATTACGTCCGCGCCCAAGTCTGCCAGCAGCTGCGTGCACCACGGTCCGGCGAGCACACGCGACAGGTCGAGGACCTTTACGCCTGCTAACGGCTTCATGCGGACCGACGGAGGCGGCTCAGAAGACCCTTGCGGTCGCTGAGGACTGCCTTGGCGGCGTTGTGGCCGGGGGCGCCGGTCACGCCGCCCCCCGGGTGGGCACCAGAGCCGCAAAGGTAAAGGCCGGGCAACGGCATGCGATAGTTTGAGGCGCCAATCATGGGACGTGCGCTGAACAACTGATCGAGGCCCATCTTGCCGTGGAAGATATCACCGCCGATCAGTCCGAAGCGGCGCTCCAGGTCGAGCGGAGAGTGGATTTGACGTCCAATGATCGACGCGGCGAAGCCAGGCGCGTGACTGTCAACGGTCGCGATGATCTGGTCCGCAACCTTTTCCTTGACCTTGTCCCAGCTCTTTCCGCCAGGCAGGTTGAAGCGGAAGTGCTGGCAGAAGAGGCTGGCTACATGCTTGCCCTTGGGCGCCAGGCTGGCATCAAGGGTCGAAGGCAGCAGCATTTCGATGATCGGCTGCTTCGACAAGCCGTCACGCTTCGCGTCGGTAAAGGCGCGGTCCATATAATCGAGGCTTGGTGCCATGATAATGCCGGCGGTGAGATGGTCGCCCGGATTGGGGAGTACGGTGAAGCGCGGCAACTCCGACAGCGCGACGTTCATCCTGAAGGTGGCGCTTTCGCACGACCAGTTGGCCATGTGGCGTTGGACTGTCTCAGGCACCGCGCCAGGGGGAACAAGCTTGTCGAACAGCAAGTGCGGATTGACACCCGCGATAACAGTACCGCTGCGCCACGCCTTTCCGCCCGCGACCACGCCCACTGCCTTGCCACGCTCGACGATGATCTCTTCGGCGGGAGTGTTCAGCAGGATGTCGACACCGGCCTCACGCGCGGCTTTGGCCATCGCCTGAGTGATCGCACCCATGCCGCCGATGGCATGACCCCAGGCGCCCGGCACGCCCGCCGCTTCTCCGAACAGATGGTGGAGAAGTACATAGGCGGTGCCAGGAGTGTACGGCGATGCGAAGTTTCCGACCACTCCGTCGAAGCCAAACAGGGCCTTGGCAAGGTCACCCTTGAAGTGACGATCGAGAATGTCGCCAGCCGACTTGGTCGCATATTCGTGGACGGTGCGAACTTCGTTCGTGCTGAGGCCCCGCAGGTCCTTCGCCAGGCTGAGCATCGACGGCAGTGCGCTGAGCCCCCCGCCCGCTTCTGGCGGTGCCTTCAAGACCCAGCGCTGGATGAGCGGGACGACCGTCTCAAGCTCGGCCATGTAGTGGTCGTAGGCATCGCCGTCCGCGGCATGGTGGCGAACGATCTCGTTCCGGGTGAGGCCATTTCGACCGCCGAGTAGATAATTGCCGTCCCCAGGAAGGAAGTTGTCGATCTTGCGAAGCACCACTTTGAGCCCGTGCCGCTCAAGCGCCATGTCGCGGATGACCTTCGGCTGCAGCAGACTGACCGTGTAGCTCGCGGCCGAGTTACGGAAGCCTGGCAGGAACTCGTCGGTCACGGCCGCGCCACCCACCTGCCCCTGCGCCTCAAGGATCGCGACCTTGAGGCCCTTGCGGGCAAGGTAGTAGCTGCAGACCAAGCCATTATGCCCGGCCCCGATAATGATCGCGTCGTAACTCACGTGCCCTCCCGACAGGCGCCGCGAAGCGCCTAGCGCATCAACACCAGCTCTTCGGCCATCGTGGGATGCAGCGCGACCGTGGCGTCGAAATCGGCCTTCTTCAAGCGCGCTTTCACAGCGATCGCGGCAGCCTGCATGATCTCCGGGGCGTCCGGGCCGATCAGATGCACTCCGACTACCTCGTCGGAGCCATCATCCACGACCAGCTTGTATAGCGAGCGCTCGTTTCGGCCCGCCAGCACATTCTTCATCGGCCGGAAATCGGAGGTGTAGGTGCGAACCGTGCCGAGGCGGTTCTTCGCCTGACCTTCGGTGAGGCCGACTGCAGCTATGGGTGGGTGCGAGAAGACGCTCGACGGGACGCAGCCGTAGTCCACGCGAATCTTCTTGCCGCCGAATTGAGTGTCGGCAAAGGCCTGGCCCTCCCGGATGGCGACCGGCGTCAGCTGGATGCGATCGGTCACGTCGCCAACGGCGAAGATGGTCGGAACCGAAGAGCGATATTCATCATCCACGATGATGGCGCCATTGTCGCTCAGCTTCACGCCGGCTTCTTGAAGCCCGAGCCCCTCGGTGTTGGGCGTACGACCGATGGCAAACAGTACCTCGTCGGCGATGATGTCATCACAGCCATTCATCCGGCAGATCAGGCTGCCGTCCTCCTGCTTGTCGATCGCCGAGAAAGCGGAGTTGAAGCGCATGTCGATGCCCTTGGCGATGCTGATCTTCACTAGGCGATCGACGATCTGCTCGTCATAGCCGCGCAGGATCGTGTCGGAGCGGTTCACCAGCGTGACATGAGCCCCGAACTGGTGGAAAATACCGGCAAACTCGTTGGCAATATATCCACCGCCCGCGATGACCACGCGCCGGGGCATGCGTTCCAGGTGGAAGACTTCGTTGGAGGTGATGGCATGCTCCACGCCCGGAACATCAGGCAGTGCCGGACGAGCGCCGACCGCGACCAGGATTTTGCCCGCTGTCATCGTGCGACCGCTGCCAAGTCGGATCTGGTTTGGACCGGTGATGACCGCCCGATCCTTGAAGACCTGGACGTCGTGATTACCCAGTGTCTCGCCGTAAAGCCCTTCAAGGCGGGAGACCTCGCCCAGAACATTGTCGCGCAACACTGCCCAGTCGAAGCGCTTCTCCGGTACGTCCCAGCCGAACATGGCGGCGTCGTCGAGGTCCTCGGCGAAATGCGAGCCGTAGACGAGCAGCTTCTTGGGCACGCAGCCGCGGATGACGCAGGTGCCGCCGACCCGATGCTCCTCGGCCACCGCCACGCGAGCGCCATATGCACCGGCGATACGAGCAGCGCGAACACCGCCCGAACCCGCGCCGATGATGAACAGGTCGAAATCGAAGTTGCTCACAGTCCAGCCTTCTCGATCAGTGCCCGCGTTGACGGATCAAAGCCTTCGCGCCCTTCCGGATCGTCGATCGCGCTCGCGATGCTCTTCCCCAGCTCCACTCCGAACTGGTCGAAGGGGTTGATGCCTATCAGAACGGCTTCGGCGAAGGTGCGATGCTCGTAGAAGGCGATCAAGGCCCCGATGGTTTGCGGATCGAGATGGTCAAGCAGGATGGTCGCTGACGGGCGGTTGCCCGAGTAGCGGCGGTGCGGGTCGTCGCTCTCCTTGCCGGCCATCAGCGCCGCCCCTTGCGCGAAGGCGTTGAGAAGCAGGGCACGATGATGGGCCGCGTCCTGGTCGTCGGCACCTTGGGCGACAGCGATGAACTCTACCGGGTTCAGGTGGGTACCCTGGTGCAGCAACTGGAACACCGCATGTTGTGCGTCGGTACCGGTGCCGCCCCAGAGGATGGCGGAACTAGGCACATGCAGCGCCTCGCCCTGAACGCTGACCGACTTGCCATTCGACTCCATCACGAGCTGCTGGAGATATGGAGTGAGCAGCCGAAGGCGCTCGTCATAAGCGAAGATCGCCCGCGTCCCGGCGCCATATCGCTCCGCATAAAGCCGGTCGGCAGCGGCAGCGATGAACGGCAGGTTGGCGTCCGGTGTCGCCTCCCGCACATGCGCATCGACCAGCGCCGCCCCCTCAAGCAACTGCGTGAATGCCTCCGTGCCAAGGGCGAGTGCGGCGGGAAAGCCGATAGAGGACCACATCGAGTAGCGGCCGCCAACGCTTTCGGCGAAGGGAAGAACGCGGGTTTCGTCGATCCCGAACTCGACCGCTTTCTGAGGTGCGGCGGTCAGTGCTATGAGGCGTCCGAAAGGGTCTTCGACACCATTTTCCTGCAACCAGGCGATCGCCGAGTCCGCATTTCGAAGCGTTTCGGTAGTAGTGAAGGTCTTGGACGCAATCGCTACGATGGTGGTTGCGGGGTCGAGGTCGGAGATTGCCTCATCGAGGGCTTGGCCATCGATATTGGCGACCACCCGAACCTTGTAGCGCCGTTCGCGGCGGCCAAGTGCGTCCACCAGCAAAGCCGGGCCAAGTGCCGACCCGCCGATGCCGATGTGCAGGACTCCGGTCACGTCGCCGAAGGCGCCGGCTTCGACGGCGTCGATCAGACCGAACATGCGGCGGTGGCGGGCGGTGGCGAGTGCAACCGAGTCGTCGGAGCCCGAGCCGCGTTCGGCGAGATGCTCAGCTGCTCGGCCCTCGGTCGTATTGATCACCTCTCCGGCGAACAGCCGGTCGATCGCCTCGCCGTAGCCGGCATCCGAAGCCTGCGACTGAAGGGTGCCGAGCCACTCCGAGGTAAGATGCAGCTTCGACCAGTCGAAGGTCATGCCGCCGAGCTGCCAGCTCAGACTCGACGCGCGGTGCGGATCCTCGGCGAACAGCTGACGTAGGTCGGGGAGAGACGCGGGCTGAGGCATGTTCAGCCTCATAATAAGCATGGCCGATTTTGCCACCCTCGGCCCGGAACTAATCGGTAAGGATTGCTTGACCTTGCGCCACCTGCCCGGAAGAAGCGCCCGGTGAGCGATATCAAGGCCGACAGAAGAGAAGCAGGGAATGGGAACTGGCGCAGCCTCCTCTGGCTGGCGCTGTTCGCCTGGCTGCTGCGGAGCCTGGTCATCGCGCCCTTCAGCATACCCTCAGGGTCAATGCTTCCGGGCCTTTATATCGGCGATTATCTGATCGTCGCGAAATGGCCTTATGGCTATGGTCGGGCGAGCTTCCTGTTCGGCTTCCCTCCGATGCAAGGAAAGATCTTCTCGCGTCTTCCCGAGCGCGGTGACGTGGCCGTGTTCCAGGGTCCTAAGGGAGACGATATCATCAAGCGCGTGATCGGTCTGCCAGGCGATACGATCGCGACTAGCGACGGTGTGCTGATCTTAAATGGGCGGGCAGTACCGAAAGCCGCGCTGGGCCTGCTGCCCGTACACCTTTCGCCGAATTCTCCCTGCCGAACCGTGCCGCCCAAGGCCCCCGATGTCTCTGGTGCAGAGTGCAGGTACCCCGCTTTCCGTGAAACCTTGCCGAATGGCCGCAGCTATGTCGTGTTGGACCAGGTCAGTAACCCGCTAGCGGATGATTTCGGTCCGGTGGTGGTCCCGCAGGGCACCGTCTTCATGATGGGCGATAATCGGGATGACAGCGCGGACAGCCGCTTCTCGCCAGCCGAGGGGGGCATGGGATTCGTTCCGCTCGACCATCTGGTCGGCCGAGCGCTGGTGACTTTCTGGTCCACCGACGGCAGCGCGGAGTGGGTCAAGCCGTGGACCTGGTTCAGCGCACTTCGCGCACAGCGCATCGGCGAATTGCATTGAGCGGCGGATTGACCGGCTGGCTCCAACAGGCGCTTGGGTATGCGCCTCGCGACCTCAAGCTGTTCGAACGAGCGATCACGCACGGCAGTGCGGCACGCGAAAGCTATGAACGGCTTGAATTCCTGGGTGATCGGGTTCTCGGGCTGACCATCGCCCGATGGCTATACGAGCGCTTTCCCGACGAGCCCGAAGGGCAGATGAGCCGGCGCTACAACGTGCTGGTGGCACGTGAGACCTGCGCAGAAATCGGCCGCGAAATCGGCGTGCCGGCGCAGATTCGCCTGGGCAAGCAGGCGCGCGAGGACGGCGCGATCGGAAGCGACAATGTCGTCGGCGATGTGGTGGAAGCGCTGCTTGGCGCGTTGCTGCTGGACGGAGGGCTCGATCGGGCCGACGCATTCATCCGCCGCCTCTGGGCCCCCTACCTCGACAGCCAGAAGAGGGCACCGCAACACCCCAAGTCGCGGCTACAGGAGTTCGCCGCTGCAAAGGGCCATCGACCACCCGACTACGAACTGGTCGGGCGTTCAGGCCCGCACCACGCGCCGACCTTCAAGGTAAAGGTCAGCGTTCGCGGGCTCGGCGAGGCGGAAGCGGATGGCGCTAGCAAGCAGGACGCCGAAACAGCCGCAGCGGCGGCATTGATGGAGAAATATTTGTGACGGAGCGCTGTGGGCTGGTCGCCGTCCTTGGGGCACCCAACGCCGGCAAGTCGACGCTGGTCAACGCGCTGGTTGGGCAGAAGGTCGCCATCGTCAGCCCCAAGGCGCAGACTACGCGAACCAGGCTGATGGGTATAGCCATTGCAGGCGCGAGCCAGATCCTGCTGGTGGACACACCGGGCATCTTCGCTCCTCGGCGGCGGCTTGATCGGGCGATGGTCAAGGCAGCCTGGGAAGGTGCCGAACATGCCGACCGGGTGCTCCTCGTGGTGGACAGCGCCGCCAAGCTTGGCGCGCGTGTCGAGCAAGTACTCGAAGGCGTCGAGCAGCGCCCGGAGCCGAAGGTGCTGGTGCTTAACAAGGTCGATCTTGCCCGCAAGGAGGAACTGCTCGGCTTGGCGGCGCAGCTGTCTGACCGGCTAAGGACCGAGGCCGTGTTCATGATCTCGGCGACTAATGGCGACGGGGTTCAAGATTTACGTGACCACCTTGCCGCGGCGATGCCGCAAGGCCCGTGGCACTACCCTGAAGACCAGCTTTCAGATGCCACCGACCGGATGGTCGCGGCCGAGTTGACCCGTGAGCAATTGTATCTGCAGCTACATGCGGAGCTGCCTTATTCGTCGGCGGTGGAAACGGAGAAGTGGGAGGACCGCAAGGACGGCTCAACCGTCATCCACCAACAGATTCTGGTTGAGCGCGACAGCCAGAAGGCCATCATCGTCGGCAAGGGAGGCTCGCGACTGAAGGAGATTGGCGCTGCCGCCCGGGCAGCGATTGGAGAGCACCTTGAGCGCAAGGTCCACCTCTTCCTCCACGTGAAGGTCAACCCGCGCTGGGATGAGGATCGGGGCCTTTATCGTGAAATAGGACTCGACTGGGCGGATTAGGACCCCACCATCTCACCGACCCAGGCCGGCACCAAATCCACGGCGCGCCCAATCCGCGTCTCGTCGAAGAAGATGCTGCCGGCACTTGGCTCAAGATTGAGCTCAAGGCAGGTCGCACCACGATAGCGGGCGGTCTGGACGAAGCCGGCTGCCGGGTAGACCGCTCCCGATGTGCCGATGGAAACGAAGAGGTCGCACTCCTGAAGGGCCGCGTCGATCCGCTCCATGTCGTACGGCATCTCGCCGAACCAGACGATGTCGGGACGGACCTTCCCGATGGCGTTGCAGGCCGGACATTTCGCCTGTACGCCCATTTTTCCCCTCCAGCGAGTGCGCCCATCGCAATGTCGGCACCAGCCGCTTTTCAGCTCGCCATGCATGTGCAGCAAGCGCTTGGTTCCCGCACGCTCATGAAGGTCGTCAACATTCTGGGTGATGATGAGCAACTCGCCGGGCCATTCGGCATCAAGCCGCGCCAGCGCCTCATGCGCTGCGTTGGGCACGACATTGTCCAGGTGAGCGCGACGGGCATCGTAGAATTGGTGAACGAGGGCGGAATTGCGATCGAATGCTTCGGGTGTGGCGACGTCTTCGACACGATGGCCTTCCCACAAGCCGTCGGCGGCCCGAAATGTTGGCACGCCGCTATCGGCGCTGATCCCCGCGCCGGTCAGGATGACCAGGTTGCCTCCGTTTCGTTCAGCTGACGCAACCATCCGGCAACCTGATTGTTGACACTATTGTCAGCAGCGACCACGCTGCCGACATGAGGCTTACGATGTACCGCCACGCAATTGGAATTGTTCCCGACGACATCGACCACATGGGTCATGTCAACAACAGCGTCTACCTCAAGTGGGTTCAGGAGGCGGTGGTTCGCTATTGGGAGAAGGTGGCGCCCAGCGAAGCCGTCACCAAGCACCTCTGGGTCGCTCTCAAACATGAGATTGAATTTCGCCGGCCGACATTCCTTGAGGACAATGTCGTTGCCGAT
This window contains:
- a CDS encoding thioesterase family protein, encoding MRLTMYRHAIGIVPDDIDHMGHVNNSVYLKWVQEAVVRYWEKVAPSEAVTKHLWVALKHEIEFRRPTFLEDNVVADVIAEQVQGARALFTTVIRRGEDVLAEVKSTWCCLDAGSMRPARLAKDIVSRFMPSA
- the lepB gene encoding signal peptidase I — translated: MSDIKADRREAGNGNWRSLLWLALFAWLLRSLVIAPFSIPSGSMLPGLYIGDYLIVAKWPYGYGRASFLFGFPPMQGKIFSRLPERGDVAVFQGPKGDDIIKRVIGLPGDTIATSDGVLILNGRAVPKAALGLLPVHLSPNSPCRTVPPKAPDVSGAECRYPAFRETLPNGRSYVVLDQVSNPLADDFGPVVVPQGTVFMMGDNRDDSADSRFSPAEGGMGFVPLDHLVGRALVTFWSTDGSAEWVKPWTWFSALRAQRIGELH
- a CDS encoding NAD-dependent deacylase, with protein sequence MVASAERNGGNLVILTGAGISADSGVPTFRAADGLWEGHRVEDVATPEAFDRNSALVHQFYDARRAHLDNVVPNAAHEALARLDAEWPGELLIITQNVDDLHERAGTKRLLHMHGELKSGWCRHCDGRTRWRGKMGVQAKCPACNAIGKVRPDIVWFGEMPYDMERIDAALQECDLFVSIGTSGAVYPAAGFVQTARYRGATCLELNLEPSAGSIFFDETRIGRAVDLVPAWVGEMVGS
- the era gene encoding GTPase Era, with translation MTERCGLVAVLGAPNAGKSTLVNALVGQKVAIVSPKAQTTRTRLMGIAIAGASQILLVDTPGIFAPRRRLDRAMVKAAWEGAEHADRVLLVVDSAAKLGARVEQVLEGVEQRPEPKVLVLNKVDLARKEELLGLAAQLSDRLRTEAVFMISATNGDGVQDLRDHLAAAMPQGPWHYPEDQLSDATDRMVAAELTREQLYLQLHAELPYSSAVETEKWEDRKDGSTVIHQQILVERDSQKAIIVGKGGSRLKEIGAAARAAIGEHLERKVHLFLHVKVNPRWDEDRGLYREIGLDWAD
- the pgi gene encoding glucose-6-phosphate isomerase, translating into MPQPASLPDLRQLFAEDPHRASSLSWQLGGMTFDWSKLHLTSEWLGTLQSQASDAGYGEAIDRLFAGEVINTTEGRAAEHLAERGSGSDDSVALATARHRRMFGLIDAVEAGAFGDVTGVLHIGIGGSALGPALLVDALGRRERRYKVRVVANIDGQALDEAISDLDPATTIVAIASKTFTTTETLRNADSAIAWLQENGVEDPFGRLIALTAAPQKAVEFGIDETRVLPFAESVGGRYSMWSSIGFPAALALGTEAFTQLLEGAALVDAHVREATPDANLPFIAAAADRLYAERYGAGTRAIFAYDERLRLLTPYLQQLVMESNGKSVSVQGEALHVPSSAILWGGTGTDAQHAVFQLLHQGTHLNPVEFIAVAQGADDQDAAHHRALLLNAFAQGAALMAGKESDDPHRRYSGNRPSATILLDHLDPQTIGALIAFYEHRTFAEAVLIGINPFDQFGVELGKSIASAIDDPEGREGFDPSTRALIEKAGL
- the gorA gene encoding glutathione-disulfide reductase, with translation MSNFDFDLFIIGAGSGGVRAARIAGAYGARVAVAEEHRVGGTCVIRGCVPKKLLVYGSHFAEDLDDAAMFGWDVPEKRFDWAVLRDNVLGEVSRLEGLYGETLGNHDVQVFKDRAVITGPNQIRLGSGRTMTAGKILVAVGARPALPDVPGVEHAITSNEVFHLERMPRRVVIAGGGYIANEFAGIFHQFGAHVTLVNRSDTILRGYDEQIVDRLVKISIAKGIDMRFNSAFSAIDKQEDGSLICRMNGCDDIIADEVLFAIGRTPNTEGLGLQEAGVKLSDNGAIIVDDEYRSSVPTIFAVGDVTDRIQLTPVAIREGQAFADTQFGGKKIRVDYGCVPSSVFSHPPIAAVGLTEGQAKNRLGTVRTYTSDFRPMKNVLAGRNERSLYKLVVDDGSDEVVGVHLIGPDAPEIMQAAAIAVKARLKKADFDATVALHPTMAEELVLMR
- the rnc gene encoding ribonuclease III, which codes for MTGWLQQALGYAPRDLKLFERAITHGSAARESYERLEFLGDRVLGLTIARWLYERFPDEPEGQMSRRYNVLVARETCAEIGREIGVPAQIRLGKQAREDGAIGSDNVVGDVVEALLGALLLDGGLDRADAFIRRLWAPYLDSQKRAPQHPKSRLQEFAAAKGHRPPDYELVGRSGPHHAPTFKVKVSVRGLGEAEADGASKQDAETAAAAALMEKYL
- a CDS encoding NAD(P)/FAD-dependent oxidoreductase, yielding MSYDAIIIGAGHNGLVCSYYLARKGLKVAILEAQGQVGGAAVTDEFLPGFRNSAASYTVSLLQPKVIRDMALERHGLKVVLRKIDNFLPGDGNYLLGGRNGLTRNEIVRHHAADGDAYDHYMAELETVVPLIQRWVLKAPPEAGGGLSALPSMLSLAKDLRGLSTNEVRTVHEYATKSAGDILDRHFKGDLAKALFGFDGVVGNFASPYTPGTAYVLLHHLFGEAAGVPGAWGHAIGGMGAITQAMAKAAREAGVDILLNTPAEEIIVERGKAVGVVAGGKAWRSGTVIAGVNPHLLFDKLVPPGAVPETVQRHMANWSCESATFRMNVALSELPRFTVLPNPGDHLTAGIIMAPSLDYMDRAFTDAKRDGLSKQPIIEMLLPSTLDASLAPKGKHVASLFCQHFRFNLPGGKSWDKVKEKVADQIIATVDSHAPGFAASIIGRQIHSPLDLERRFGLIGGDIFHGKMGLDQLFSARPMIGASNYRMPLPGLYLCGSGAHPGGGVTGAPGHNAAKAVLSDRKGLLSRLRRSA
- a CDS encoding CaiB/BaiF CoA-transferase family protein: MKPLAGVKVLDLSRVLAGPWCTQLLADLGADVIKIERPGEGDDTRHWGPPWAGEGEAEIAAYFLAANRGKRSAAIDFGKPEGAAVVRQLAGRADVVVENFKVGGLAKFGLDAATLRAAHSRLIVASITGFGQDGPYAARAGYDYIIQGMSGFMSVTGRPDGEPGGGPMRAGVAVVDLFTGMYTANAILAALVRRGVSGEGAHIDSALFDVSLAVLANQASNYLASGREPGRQGVGHPNLVPYQPFETADRPLIIAVGNDRQFAKLAELLGAPEWAGDPRFATNPARVSNRDLLIPMIEERLSKRDALEWSAQLDAAGIPAGPINGIGQALTDAQAVHRGMTRELGGYRMSGSPLRLDGERMESDMPPPRLGQHTDGVLAELGATRAEIDQWRSAGVIG